Part of the Paenarthrobacter sp. JL.01a genome is shown below.
TATCGGCTGGCCACCCGTACCTGAAACAGTGAGGGTGACCGACGAGTTGGCCTCTGCGGTGCCACTCACCGGAACCTTGTCCGCGAGGGCCGCATTGATCACGGTGACGGCGCTGACCACCGGGGCGTTGGGTGGCGTGGTGTCCGTAACGGGGGTGGTCCCCGCACTACGGACGCTCTCGGCGCCCTGCCAGAGGGACAACATGGGCGTCACAGCGTAGTACCAGGTCCCGGCCGGGACGTTGGACTCAGTGCAGGAAAGAGCCGAAATCGTACCTTGGCACGTTCCTGTGGCAGCCATCCGCGTACCGCCGCTGAGCGAACTGTAGCGGCCGATGCTGTAGCCGGTCACTGACTTGCCGGCCGCCGTCGTACTGGCCGCCCAATTGACCGTCACGGTGGTGCCGGTCACGATGGTGGTCGGCTTTGCCCCTTGCGCTACGGAATCGGCCTTTGCGGCGCCGAAGCCGCTGCTGACGGAACCCCAGAAGGCGCTGGCCGCAGGGCCGGCAAAGGAGATGAGGAGCATGCCCAAGACAATGACCATGAAGCGGTTCCACCGCCCCATGGTGATGCGCGAAGGCTGACGGTCCTTGCTCACTTCCGTACCTCCAGCGTCACGGGGATGGCGAATTGGGCGCCTTGGCAGGCAGACATCGATGCGGCACCCATGCTTGCTGCACCCTGCAACGTCACCAGGATGGAGCTGTTTGCCGCGATGGAGATGGGCGGGCTGAGCGGCGCGGCGGGGGGCGTGAAAGTTACTCCGGTGGTGGTGCAGGATGCGTGGGCGTCGTCGACAGAAACAGGCCCATTGGCTGTGAATCCGTAGATCGTGACCGCATGGGGATTGGGGTTCGTGGCGCGCACCAGGACGTCGGCGGTTCCTCCGGGAACCAAACTGGTTTGCAAGGTGTCCCCCGTGACCAGCGCGCTCACCGTAACGTTCTGCATCGTGCCATTGGTAGAGGATCCGCTCCCGACGCCGGTAGCGGTCCAGTAGGCGTAGGCCGTTCCAACCCCACCAAGCACAAACAGGGCAACAGTGGCTGCAGCGGTTCGTGCGAGTCGGCCTGTCGGGGCCATCCGCGGTGTCCGGACTGTGGTCTTCATGTCAGTTGCCTTGTCCCGTGCCGGAGTACGTGAGCTGGATGGTGGCGCCTTTGCAGCCATCCTGGAGTTTTGGAGTGTCCAGCATCGTGATCCGGGGCCAGCTTGATTCCGGCACGCCGAGGGCCGAAAGCCCCCGATTGCCCGGTTCAACAGTCAACGGGTACGCGCCGGAGTACTGGGTGAGTTTGTAGTCAGCCGTGGTGCAGGGAAGGTTGGCCGCTATTGCCGCCTGGGTGCGGACCACCTGGCTGATGGAGACGGAAAGATTGGTCACGGCGATGCTCTTTTTCTCCGGGTTGGAGATCTGCAGCTCCAGTGACCTCGAAACACCGGGGGCGAGCGACCCGTTCACGGCCCCTGATACGCCGAAATTCCTCTTGACTTCAAGGACCTGCAATTGGCCGGGTGCCGTGTTGGACACGACCGTTCCGCTGCTCGCCTTGACCGTGAAATCGGTCTTGGCGACCGGTGTCGTGGTGGCAGTGCCGACAGTCAGGTTTGCCTGCGCGGTGGCTCCGGAGGTGAGGTTGACCGACGCCGGCGCGAAGGTCGCGGTGGCCCCGCCCGGGAGCCCGCTAACTGTGAACGTTACTGTTCCGGCGAATCCACCTGTTGATGTGGCGGACACCGTGAACGTGGCGGCTTGTCCCTGGTCAACCGTTCGGCTCGACGGCGACAACGCCACAGTGATTCCGGCCGGTACTTTCGCAGCGCTCCCCTGCCCGCCCGACTGGCTGTTGCTGGCGGCGAGGGCCGCAACCGGCGTGACGGCCACCAGCAAGGCCAGCAGCAACGCACGAATGACTCCACCTCGGTGGAACGGTACGGTGCGCTCTGGGCGGTGGTCCATGGAAGCTCTTTTCGGACGTTGGCTTGGGTGCGTTGGGAAAGCAGGGTGGAAGGGGTGAGCCGGGGCCCGCCATCACAAGGCGGACCCCGGCGTCGAGGTTTTAGACGCTGCCAACGGTGACCGTCACGATGGCCGACTTGCAGGCATCCTGGTTGACGGTGGTGCTGTCGTTGAACTTCAGCGTTCCGGTGCCCACCTGCGTACCGGTGGTGTTTGCTGCCACGGAGCTGTTCGACGTGACGGCAGTGACCGCAAACCAGGCGGGCAGACAAGCGTCCACATTGGTGGTCACGCTGGCGGTCAGGGCTCCGACCACAGTGCCCGAGGTGGTGGAGTTGTCAGCGGTGTACGTCACCGGGACAGAGTTTCCCGGAGCGAGGCCGCCCGCGAAGTTGGCGTGCAGGGTGACGGTTCCGCCGCCGGCCGAGTTGGTCGCAGTTCCGGTGCCTGAGCCTGTAGTGGTCCAGTAGGCGTAGGCGGCTCCGCCACCCACTGCTACCAGTGCGACGCCTGCGACCGCGGCGGTGATCCGGCTCTTCTTGGAAAGCTTGCGCATGATGTGACTCCTTGGTTGGTCTGGTCCGGGGAGCCGCTGTGCAACCCCCAGCATCCGTCCGTTGCTGGCGGATGAAGCGATGCACCCAATGGTTCAGGCATGGCAAGTCCGATGGCTACGATTCGGAATACCTCAATTTTTCGTTCGAACAACGTCCCTCACATACCCACCTGCGGGATGCGAGTACTCGCCTTCTCGGGCAGGACTACTTAGTAAGGCTGCTGTCATCCCTGCCATGGCGGGACCGGCGGTACTCGCCTTCTCGAACGGTGTCCATGGAGTTGACACCACCTCTGCGTGGGCCCCGCTCGTCAGTCCCGCGTCGCTGCGCGAACATTGTGCTCATCTTGAGCAAAACTTGCGCTGGTGTTCGATGGTTTTGTCACCCTGTCTTACACCACGACGGCGGTCGGTCGCCGTGTTAAGGCGACCGACCGCCGTCGTAAAGTTGCTTTTCTGGCCAGGCCGGCCACCGCCCGCAGGATTCCCTGCAGCGCAGGTTCAGTGGTGGGCGGCGAGGATGGTGGAGGCTTCCTGGCGGGTGGTGCCGGAGGACTCGATGTGGGCGAGGGCTTCGGGGATGTCCCAGCCCTTTTTGCGCATGGCGGTGGCCCAGAGGCGGCCGGCGCGGTAGGAGGAACGGACCAGGGGCCCGGACATGACGCCGAGGAAGCCGATCTCTTCGGCTTCGTGCTGGAGGTCCACGAATTCCTGGGGTTTGACCCAGCGGTCCACGGGCAGGTGCCGTTCGGACGGGCGCAGGTACTGGGTGATCGTGATCAGGTCACATCCGGCGGCGTGCAGGTCGCGCAGGGCTTCGGAGATTTCCTCGCGGGTCTCGCCCATGCCCAGGATCAGGTTGGACTTGGTCACCATGCCCAGGTCCCTGCCTTGGGTGATGACATCCAGGGACCTCTCGTAGCGGAACGCGGGCCGGATCCGCTTGAAGATCCGCGGCACGGTCTCGACGTTGTGGGCGAACACTTCGGGTTTGGAGTCGCAGATCGCGGCGATGTGTTCGGGTTTGCCGGAGAAGTCCGGGATCAGCAACTCCACCCCGGTGCCGGGATTCAGTTCATGGATTTTGCGGACCGTTTCGGCGTACAACCACACGCCTTCGTCTTCGAGGTCGTCACGGGCCACCCCGGTAACGGTCGCGTAGCGCAGCTGCATGGCCTGCACGGAGCGGGCGACCTTGGTCGGTTCGAAGCGGTCCAGCGGGGACGGCTTGCCGGTATCGATCTGGCAGAAATCACAGCGCCGGGTGCATTCGGACCCGCCGATCAGGAACGTCGCTTCCTTGTCTTCCCAGCACTCGAAAATGTTCGGGCACCCGGCCTCCTCACACACCGTGTGCAGGCCTTCCTTCTTCACCAGATTCTTCAACCCGACGAACTCCGGACCCATCTGGACCTTGGCCTTGATCCACTCAGGCTTACGCTCAACAGGAACCGCCGAGTTACGCTGCTCAACACGCAGCAACTTGCGGCCTTCAGGGGCGAGAGTCATGTGAGGTGCTTCCTTGCCTAGCATTCGACGACGTTGACGGCGAGGCCGCCCATCGCTGTTTCTTTGTACTTATGGGACATGTCCTTGCCCGTTTCCCGCATGGTCACGATGACCTCATCCAACGAGACCCGGTGCGTCCCATCACCCCACAACGCCATCTTCGCCGCGTTGATCGCCTTCGCCGCAGCAATCGCGTTCCGCTCAATACACGGAATCTGCACCAACCCACCAATCGGATCACACGTGAGCCCCAGGTTATGCTCCATCGCGATCTCCGCCGCGTTCTCCACCTGCGCCGGGGAACCACCCATCACCTCAGCCAACCCCGCAGCAGCCATCGACGACGCCGAACCAACCTCACCCTGGCACCCCACCTCAGCACCCGAAATCGACGCCTGCTCCTTGTACAAAACCCCCACTGCGCCCGCGGCGAGCAAGAACCGCACCACCACATCGTCCTTATCGGCCTGGGTGGCCTGATCCATGCCCGGAGCGTAATTCAACGCATAGTAAAGAACAGCCGG
Proteins encoded:
- the lipA gene encoding lipoyl synthase translates to MTLAPEGRKLLRVEQRNSAVPVERKPEWIKAKVQMGPEFVGLKNLVKKEGLHTVCEEAGCPNIFECWEDKEATFLIGGSECTRRCDFCQIDTGKPSPLDRFEPTKVARSVQAMQLRYATVTGVARDDLEDEGVWLYAETVRKIHELNPGTGVELLIPDFSGKPEHIAAICDSKPEVFAHNVETVPRIFKRIRPAFRYERSLDVITQGRDLGMVTKSNLILGMGETREEISEALRDLHAAGCDLITITQYLRPSERHLPVDRWVKPQEFVDLQHEAEEIGFLGVMSGPLVRSSYRAGRLWATAMRKKGWDIPEALAHIESSGTTRQEASTILAAHH